In Quercus robur chromosome 10, dhQueRobu3.1, whole genome shotgun sequence, a genomic segment contains:
- the LOC126704303 gene encoding uncharacterized protein LOC126704303 translates to MSKGKEKVSGSKQFRWLPPMHEMMLKILTEEAEKGNKPSNTFRAGSFALVAKEITAHFGVECHPVFVENRMRTLRSMWATIQELRKKSGFGWDENLKMITCDAKTYQEEVMAHRKHAEYLNKKIEFYDELAIVVGKDTATGAFAKSGVDIENEPDNGDNGDSAEFVADNVDECVVEKGKNVNESSTTGSGISKSRKRGRAASTADDSVLTDLSGQLKEIAVALKEINRGPVDYTTLYNEVMAMMADGYSEDMLATAFDHLCENEKTARGFLAKNARLRKLWLDGYFFSQI, encoded by the exons ATGTCAAAGGGTAAGGAAAAAGTTAGCGGCAGCAAGCAATTTAGGTGGCTGCCACCTATGCATGAGATGATGCTAAAGATATTAACAGAGGAGGCTGAAAAGGGCAATAAGCCCTCTAATACTTTTAGGGCCGGCTCCTTTGCTCTTGTAGCGAAGGAGATAACGGCCCATTTCGGGGTTGAGTGCCACCCTGTATTTGTGGAGAACCGGATGCGGACTCTAAGGTCCATGTGGGCAACTATTCAAGAGCTTAGAAAGAAGAGTGGATTCGGTTGGGACGAAAATCTGAAAATGATAACGTGTGACGCTAAAACCTACCAAGAAGAAGTTATG GCACATCGGAAGCATGCCGAGTAtctgaacaaaaaaattgagttttacgaTGAATTAGCGATTGTGGTGGGGAAGGATACAGCCACAGGTGCCTTTGCTAAGTCTGGAGTGGATATCGAAAATGAGCCAGATAATGGGGATAATGGGGATAGTGCAGAGTTTGTGGCAGATAATGTGGATGAATGTGTGGTTGAAAAGGGGAAGAACGTAAATGAATCATCCACCACTGGGTCGGGAATTTCCAAGTCCCGCAAAAGAGGGCGTGCAGCTTCTACTGCTGATGATAGTGTGCTGACTGATCTGTCTGGTCAGCTGAAGGAAATAGCTGTCGCTCTAAAAGAAATTAATCGGGGCCCGGTAGATTACACAACTTTGTATAATGAGGTAATGGCTATGATGGCGGATGGATATAGCGAAGATATGCTCGCTACTGCCTTCGACCATCTTTGTGAGAATGAGAAGACGGCACGTGGATTTTTAGCAAAGAATGCTAGGTTGAGGAAGTTGTGGTTAGAtggttattttttctcacaaatttgA
- the LOC126704304 gene encoding uncharacterized protein LOC126704304, giving the protein MATDAHNKVLPLAFAIVDKESGPSWGWFLECLRNSLGNVIADKDIYDATLKSLALKAGYATQEAKFELYMQPIREAEIEALRKKLRIERQESEPDSSIMPYIYLMKKDLDIWTQLHDGGYRYGAMTTKVSECFNGVLKGARGLPIVVIVEFTWSKIVAYFHDRHKEITHDLSKGKVWSKYALKIYDANLKKSKTHQVRAFNNVHGIYQVMTAYNIHSSGGGHHSHEINIAARTCGCGKWQNRKIPRSHAITVLQYLGQDATRYIDPCYSLENTIRTYSHAFAVPKSESLWRDVDGPKWVPDPDLL; this is encoded by the exons ATGGCCACCGATGCCCACAACAAGGTTTTGCCTCTCGCCTTTGCCATTGTGGACAAAGAGTCAGGGCCtagttgggggtggtttttAGAATGCCTCAGAAATTCACTGGGGAATGTGATAGCAGATAAGGACATCTAC GATGCCACTTTAAAGTCATTGGCCTTGAAAGCGGGGTATGCTACTCAGGAAGCTAAATTTGAGTTGTACATGCAACCTATCAGGGAAGCCGAGATCGAGGCCCTTAGGAAGAAGCTGAGAATCGAGCGACAGGAAAGTGAACCCGACTCATCCATCATGCCATACATATATCTAATGAAAAAGGATCTAGACATATGGACCCAGCTACATGATGGTGGATACCGTTATGGGGCTATGACAACCAAAGTCTCGGAGTGCTTCAATGGAGTACTCAAAGGTGCCCGTGGCTTACCCATTGTTGTAATTGTTGAATTCACTTGGAGCAAAATTGTCGCGTATTTCCATGATCGACACAAAGAAATTACTCATGATCTCTCGAAGGGCAAGGTATGGAGTAAATATGCCTTAAAAATCTATGATGCAAATctgaaaaagtcaaaaacacaCCAAGTAAGGGCGTTTAATAATGTCCATGGTATATATCAAGTAATGACCGCATACAACATCCATAGCTCTGGAGGGGGACACCATAGTCATGAAATAAACATAGCGGCTAGAACATGTGGTTGTGGAAAGTGGCAAAATCGAAAGATCCCTCGTTCACATGCAATTACAGTTCTTCAGTACTTGGGGCAAGATGCGACTAGATATATTGACCCATGTTATAGTTTGGAGAACACCATTCGCACCTACTCACATGCATTTGCGGTGCCAAAGTCAGAGTCATTGTGGAGGGATGTGGACGGTCCAAAGTGGGTGCCTGACCCAGACCTGTTGTAG
- the LOC126703109 gene encoding uncharacterized protein LOC126703109, translated as MKKKTKAAILASVASVLLVGVALLKKLRRRRRDLPRAPYVNHAAEREEYINSVLHGSERHCVNQLRMKPIAFHHLCHALTEGEHVRPTVHMSVTEQVFIFLHIIGHNVRFRVMGGRIYRSTETVHRYFKVVLRGVLKLYRALIRLRSEDTPPEIRNSRRFYPYFKDCVGAIDGTHVRASVPPEIQGRFRGRKDGTTQNVLAAISFDLKFTYVLAGWEGSAHDSRVLNDAFARPGGFSIPNGKFYLGDAGYGNKNGILSPYRSVRYHLKEFSDRPPENAQELFNLRHSSLRTTIERGFGVVKKRFRVLDAEPYWSFPTQVKVVLACCVVHNHIMGVEPNDHIMEDAMNQVELSDHQEETQSRRESVEDSRSWNAKRDEICQAMWSDYIRSGE; from the exons atgaagaaaaaaaccaaagccgCAATTCTTGCATCAGTTGCATCTGTCCTCCTTGTGGGGGTTGCATTGTTAAAGAAATTACGACGTAGACGTAGAGATCTGCCTAGGGCGCCTTATGTTAACCATGCCGCCGAGAGAGAGGAATACATAAATAGTGTTTTGCATGGAAGTGAGAGACATTGTGTGAATCAACTTAGGATGAAGCCTATAGCTTTCCACCACTTATGTCACGCCCTCACTGAGGGGGAGCACGTACGTCCGACTGTTCACATGTCTGTTACGGAGCAAGTGTTCATTTTCTTGCACATTATTGGTCATAATGTGAGGTTTCGTGTAATGGGTGGTCGGATCTATAGATCAACTGAGACTGTTCATAGATACTTCAAAGTTGTCCTTAGGGGGGTCCTGAAATTATATAGAGCTCTAATAAGACTGCGTAGCGAAGATACACCTCCAGAGATAAGGAATAGCAGAAGGTTTTacccatattttaag GATTGTGTTGGAGCAATAGATGGTACACATGTTCGTGCATCTGTGCCACCTGAAATACAAGGAAGATTTCGTGGTCGCAAAGATGGAACCACGCAAAATGTGTTAGCTGCCATTAGTTTCGACTTAAAGTTCACTTATGTGTTGGCTGGATGGGAAGGCAGTGCACATGATTCACGTGTATTAAATGATGCATTTGCTAGGCCAGGGGGATTTTCAATTCCCAATG gtaaattttatcttggtgatgctgggtatggtaataaaaatggaatattgTCACCGTATCGGAGTGTACGATATCACTTGAAAGAGTTTAGTGATCGTCCTCCTGAGAATGCGCAAGAATTGTTCAATCTCCGACACTCTTCATTGAGAACTACCATTGAGCGAGGGTTTGGAGTGGTGAAAAAACGTTTTCGAGTGTTGGATGCAGAACCATATTGGTCTTTCCCAACCCAAGTGAAAGTAGTGTTAGCGTGTTGTGTggttcataatcacattatgGGGGTTGAACCAAATGACCATATTATGGAAGATGCAATGAACCAAGTAGAGCTTAGTGACCACCAAGAAGAAACACAGTCTCGTCGGGAGTCCGTCGAAGATAGTAGATCATGGAATGCTAAGAGAGATGAGATATGTCAAGCCATGTGGTCTGATTATATCAGGAGTGGAGAGTAG